One region of Bernardetia sp. genomic DNA includes:
- a CDS encoding Crp/Fnr family transcriptional regulator translates to MKNDFQFLRNHIEQVCPLTEEEWIFVSSYFSLKTLKKHQFLIQENQFVEEEYLIVSGLVKSYEIDDKGKEHIIQFAREGYWVSDYYAYQFQKKSTLNIDCIEESTFYCLSLKNKDIIRNQIHKMANFFYIKASRGYTYLQLRVLSLMKDSVEYRYQKLI, encoded by the coding sequence ATGAAAAATGATTTTCAGTTTTTAAGAAATCATATTGAACAAGTTTGTCCTCTTACAGAAGAGGAGTGGATATTTGTATCTAGTTATTTTTCTCTTAAAACACTCAAAAAACATCAATTTTTAATTCAAGAAAATCAATTTGTTGAAGAAGAGTATTTAATTGTTTCGGGATTGGTAAAATCTTATGAAATTGATGATAAAGGAAAGGAGCATATCATTCAGTTTGCTAGAGAAGGATATTGGGTAAGTGATTACTATGCCTATCAATTTCAAAAAAAATCTACTTTAAATATAGATTGCATAGAAGAAAGTACATTTTATTGTTTGTCATTAAAGAATAAGGATATTATTCGCAATCAAATTCATAAAATGGCGAATTTTTTTTATATAAAAGCTTCTAGAGGTTATACTTATCTACAACTACGAGTTTTGTCTTTAATGAAAGATTCTGTTGAATATCGTTATCAAAAACTTATC